A stretch of Procambarus clarkii isolate CNS0578487 chromosome 20, FALCON_Pclarkii_2.0, whole genome shotgun sequence DNA encodes these proteins:
- the LOC138366695 gene encoding uncharacterized protein: MIQGEHKGEAETKAVAETEAEAETKAEVESKTEAETETLNQNSRSPNHPIQPLRVINQWNCLPAETVKCNFKVQLEKIQATQGTFDKLPVPVLVEVTSVSGSQQSSSPRVLNTLFSRTSIESRATCHLGEPVIPHSSIIMENQSYHTPASSWRTSHTTLRHHHREPVIPHSSIIMENQSYHTPASSWRTSHSTLQHHHGEPVIPHTSIIMENQSYHTPASSWRTSHTTHQHHHGEPVIPHTSIIMENQSYHTPASSQRTSHTTLQHHHREPVIPHTSIITENQSYHTPASSQRTSHTTHQHHHREPVIPHTSIITENQSYHTPASSQRTSHTTHQHHHREPVIPHTSIITENQSYHTPASSQRTSHTTHQHHHREPVIPHTSIITENQSYHTPASSQRTSHTTHQHHHREPVIPHTSIITENQSYHTPASSQRTSHTTHQHHHGEPVIPHTSIITENQSFHTPASSQRTSHTTHQHHHREPVIPHTSIIMENQSYHTPASSWRTSHTTHQHHHGEPVIPHTSIIMENQSYHTPAPPRHSGSHTPQEPLVTAALIHHKSLSSQRVSYTSRASRHSGSHTQQEPLVTAGLIHLKSLSSQRLSYTTRASHHSGSHTPQEPLVTAALIHNKSLSSQRVSYTSRASRHSGSHTQQEPLVTAALIHLKSLSSQRLSYTTRASRHSGSHTPQEPLVTAALIHNKSLILLVLDVLLLTLAIP; this comes from the exons ATGATCCAAGGTGAGCATAAGGGAGAAGCTGAAACAAAGGCTGTAGCTGAAACAGAAGCTGAAGCTGAAACCAAGGCTGAAGTTGAATCAAAGACTGAAGCGGAAACAGAAACTTTAAACCAAAATAGTCGTAGCCCTAATCACCCAATCCAGCCTCTTAGAG TTATAAAccaatggaactgcctacccgccgaaactGTAAAATGCAActttaaagtacagctggaaaagatccagGCAACTCAGGGGACATTCGACAAACTGCCtgttcctgtcctcgttgaggtcACTAGTGTTAGTGGTTCTCAG CAATCATCCTCTCCTAGGGTGCTGAATACACTGTTCTCCAGGACATCCATTGAATCTCGGGCCACGTGTCATCTTGGAGAACCAGTCATACCTCACTCCAGCATCATCATGGAGAACCAGTcataccacactccagcatcatcaTGGAGAACCAGTCATACCACACTCCGGCATCATCACAGAGAACCAGTCattccacactccagcatcatcaTGGAGAACCAGTcataccacactccagcatcatcaTGGAGAACCAGTCattccacactccagcatcatcaTGGAGAACCAGTCATACCACACACCAGCATCATCATGGAGAACCAGTCATACCACACACCAGCATCATCATGGAGAACCAGTCATACCACACACCAGCATCATCATGGAGAACCAGTCATACCACACACCAGCATCATCATGGAGAACCAGTcataccacactccagcatcatcacagagaaccagtcataccacactccagcatcatcaCAGAGAACCAGTCATACCACACACCAGCATCATCACAGAGAACCAGTCATACCACACACCAGCATCATCACAGAGAACCAGTCATACCACACACCAGCATCATCACAGAGAACCAGTCATACCACACACCAGCATCATCACAGAGAACCAGTCATACCACACACCAGCATCATCACAGAGAACCAGTCATACCACACACCAGCATCATCACAGAGAACCAGTCATACCACACACCAGCATCATCACAGAGAACCAGTCATACCACACACCAGCATCATCACAGAGAACCAGTCATACCACACACCAGCATCATCACAGAGAACCAGTCATACCACACACCAGCATCATCACAGAGAACCAGTCATACCACACACCAGCATCATCACAGAGAACCAGTCATACCACACACCAGCATCATCACAGAGAACCAGTCATACCACACACCAGCATCATCACAGAGAACCAGTCATACCACACACCAGCATCATCACAGAGAACCAGTCATACCACACACCAGCATCATCATGGAGAACCAGTCATACCACACACCAGCATCATCACAGAGAACCAGTCATTCCACACACCAGCATCATCACAGAGAACCAGTCATACCACACACCAGCATCATCACAGAGAACCAGTCATACCACACACCAGCATCATCATGGAGAACCAGTCATACCACACACCAGCATCATCATGGAGAACCAGTCATACCACACACCAGCATCATCATGGAGAACCAGTCATACCACACACCAGCATCATCATGGAGAACCAGTCATACCACACACCA gcgcCGCCTCGTCACAGCGGCTCTCATACACCACAAGAGCCTCTCGTCACAGCGGCTCTCATACACCACAAGAGCCTCTCGTCACAGCGGGTCTCATACACCTCAAGAGCCTCTCGTCACAGCGGCTCTCATACACAACAAGAGCCTCTCGTCACAGCGGGTCTCATACACCTCAAGAGCCTCTCGTCACAGCGGCTCTCATACACCACAAGAGCCTCTCATCACAGCGGGTCTCATACACCTCAAGAGCCTCTCGTCACAGCGGCTCTCATACACAACAAGAGCCTCTCGTCACAGCGGGTCTCATACACCTCAAGAGCCTCTCGTCACAGCGGCTCTCATACACAACAAGAGCCTCTCGTCACAGCGGCTCTCATACACCTCAAGAGCCTCTCGTCACAGCGGCTCTCATACACAACAAGAGCCTCTCGTCACAGCGGCTCTCATACCCCTCAAGAGCCTCTCGTCACAGCGGCTCTCATACACAACAAGAGCCTTATTCTCTTGGTCTTAGATGTATTGCTGTTGACTCTTGCCATTCCCTGA